One Halarcobacter ebronensis genomic window carries:
- a CDS encoding ADP-ribosylglycohydrolase family protein encodes MLDDKKIKELVLVSLVADAYSLGAHWIYDEKQLESLDINWNELNDAKSIWHKGKKAGEFTHYGDQSLWLYQFLQNEGYFNAKEYTKLWKTKMDIYNGYIDSATKKTLLNIEESIEPCGSTSTDLSVVGRVVPLLLVSKTKDEFLKNVNDFVVITHNSEEAKTASKFFATLLWEVLSGKDIEETILSLKDEYNTKVQSYIYSGVASKTDSTFEAIRGFGPACDIEGGFQGVIHLLCRYKNFKEMLVNNSKAGGDSSARAMIAAPIFMAQAGANMKMIPSSWLNISATII; translated from the coding sequence ATGCTTGATGATAAAAAAATAAAAGAGTTAGTTTTAGTTTCTTTGGTGGCAGATGCTTACTCCTTGGGAGCTCATTGGATTTATGATGAAAAACAGTTAGAGAGCTTGGATATAAATTGGAATGAGTTAAATGATGCAAAATCTATCTGGCATAAAGGGAAAAAAGCAGGTGAGTTCACCCATTATGGAGATCAATCTTTGTGGTTATACCAATTTTTACAAAATGAAGGTTACTTTAATGCAAAAGAGTATACAAAACTTTGGAAAACAAAGATGGATATTTATAATGGTTATATAGATTCAGCAACTAAAAAAACCTTATTAAATATAGAAGAAAGTATTGAGCCTTGTGGTTCTACATCAACTGATTTATCAGTAGTTGGAAGAGTTGTTCCTCTTCTTCTTGTATCAAAAACAAAAGATGAATTTTTGAAAAATGTTAATGATTTTGTAGTAATTACTCATAACTCTGAAGAGGCTAAAACTGCTTCAAAGTTTTTTGCAACTTTGCTTTGGGAAGTCTTAAGTGGAAAAGATATAGAAGAGACTATATTATCCTTAAAAGATGAATACAATACAAAAGTTCAGTCATATATATATAGTGGAGTTGCATCAAAAACTGATTCAACTTTTGAAGCAATAAGAGGATTTGGACCAGCTTGTGATATTGAAGGTGGATTTCAAGGTGTTATTCATCTTTTATGTAGATACAAAAATTTTAAAGAGATGTTAGTTAATAACTCAAAAGCAGGAGGAGATAGTAGTGCTAGAGCAATGATTGCTGCACCAATTTTTATGGCACAAGCAGGGGCAAATATGAAAATGATTCCTTCTTCTTGGTTAAATATAAGTGCAACAATAATATAA
- a CDS encoding MFS transporter, giving the protein MVKDIFKSRVALLYIITISMVFSFSAWMSLLNNFVIEVASFDGSEIGILQSLREIPGFLAFTVVLVIIFISQQRLAYLSMMMLGLGVILTGFFPTALGLYITTIIMSAGFHYLETLNQSLSLQWLSKAKAPIVLGKITAVRSFTSLVVFVLIYIMMKFYSVEYKYVYALFGGVTFFIGIFIWIFFEHFKDDVVQEKKIRVKKEYWLFYLLTLLAGARRQIFVVFAAFLLVEKFGVDIHNMVMLMFANAILNMYFAPAIGRFISKFGERITLRFEYFGLMLVFVSYAFVENQYIAFGLYVVDHLLFSMAIALKTYFQKIADPKDIASANAVSFTINHIAAVFLPFVLGVLWLYSSSMVFVIGSLIALISFLLSFLVPKDPKQGFETTLKKVTLP; this is encoded by the coding sequence ATGGTAAAAGATATTTTTAAATCAAGGGTTGCTCTTTTATATATTATAACTATCTCTATGGTTTTCTCTTTTTCTGCTTGGATGAGTCTTTTAAATAACTTTGTAATTGAGGTTGCCTCTTTTGATGGGAGTGAAATAGGAATTTTACAAAGTCTAAGAGAGATACCTGGATTTTTGGCTTTTACAGTTGTTCTAGTTATTATTTTTATATCTCAACAAAGATTAGCATATCTCTCTATGATGATGCTTGGTTTGGGAGTTATTTTAACAGGATTTTTCCCAACAGCTTTGGGACTTTATATTACAACAATTATTATGTCAGCAGGTTTTCACTATTTGGAGACTCTAAATCAATCTTTGTCTTTGCAGTGGTTAAGTAAAGCAAAAGCTCCTATAGTTTTAGGAAAAATAACAGCTGTAAGATCTTTTACCTCTTTGGTAGTATTTGTTCTAATATATATAATGATGAAATTTTACTCTGTAGAGTACAAATATGTATATGCCCTTTTTGGTGGAGTAACTTTTTTTATAGGTATTTTTATTTGGATTTTTTTTGAACACTTTAAAGATGATGTGGTTCAAGAGAAAAAAATAAGAGTAAAAAAGGAGTATTGGCTATTTTATCTTTTAACTCTTTTGGCAGGAGCTAGACGACAAATATTTGTGGTTTTTGCAGCTTTTTTGCTTGTTGAGAAGTTTGGAGTTGATATTCACAATATGGTAATGCTTATGTTTGCAAATGCAATATTAAATATGTATTTTGCTCCTGCTATTGGAAGATTTATTTCAAAATTTGGTGAGAGAATAACTTTAAGATTTGAGTATTTTGGTCTTATGCTTGTTTTTGTTTCTTATGCTTTTGTTGAAAATCAATATATAGCTTTTGGTCTTTATGTTGTGGATCATCTGCTTTTTTCTATGGCAATAGCTTTAAAAACATACTTTCAAAAAATTGCAGATCCAAAAGATATTGCAAGTGCAAATGCGGTATCTTTTACAATAAACCATATTGCAGCAGTATTTTTGCCTTTTGTTCTTGGAGTTCTTTGGCTCTATTCAAGTTCAATGGTTTTTGTAATAGGATCTTTAATAGCTCTTATCTCTTTTTTACTTTCATTTTTAGTTCCAAAAGATCCAAAACAAGGTTTTGAAACAACCCTAAAAAAAGTTACTCTTCCATAA
- a CDS encoding DUF4139 domain-containing protein produces MKLLLILVFAVVSLFANSGVKSIDIFKNRDFINQKLDLSKKSTKLLSLVNLEDIKFIMDDSCEIKSFDLITESFENDTLSIQIKKLEDEINYKSNKVKALNSNIVFLQKSSSGTITDVKILEKTSSYITKEILDNFNEIYKIEKEIESDKKSLDEMVKKRENESYSNLNYDISCKKEVLVSYPIFNLEKKSIFDINFNSKNKKVELKNQLFVKHSLGEDLEGIELNFYTFNYIDQIRPYKFTPEYLDIVEKKEVKAFNEMAINLAVPVQKSRVLSAVSTADYLEGTTKSFFKAKNVDLFAGKENRVLLSNDIYDATNSIEIDGYSMAQPFYKVDFKSKKLYGAIFANLYLDGLYIGKNSLNDIKKDEESSIYFGNSRLIDVKKELIKDLKEEPFFSINRVKTEKIWDYIITNNSKKREKIALLERVPVSKHEDIKVKIIGKTKESKLEKDGKITFEFELDPNETKKINFGYEIDKPTIK; encoded by the coding sequence ATGAAATTACTACTAATATTGGTTTTTGCAGTTGTGTCACTTTTTGCAAATAGTGGTGTAAAAAGTATAGATATCTTTAAAAATAGAGATTTTATAAATCAGAAATTGGATCTTTCTAAAAAGAGTACAAAGCTGTTATCTCTTGTAAATTTAGAAGATATAAAGTTTATAATGGATGACTCTTGTGAAATTAAAAGTTTTGACCTTATAACTGAAAGTTTCGAAAATGATACTTTATCTATACAGATAAAAAAACTTGAAGATGAGATTAATTACAAAAGTAATAAAGTAAAAGCATTAAATAGTAATATTGTTTTCCTACAAAAAAGCTCTTCAGGAACAATAACAGATGTGAAGATTTTAGAAAAAACTTCTTCATATATTACAAAAGAGATTTTAGATAATTTTAATGAAATTTATAAAATTGAAAAAGAGATAGAGAGTGATAAAAAGAGTTTAGATGAAATGGTTAAAAAAAGAGAGAATGAAAGTTACTCAAACTTAAACTATGATATTTCATGCAAAAAAGAAGTTTTAGTTAGTTACCCAATTTTCAATTTAGAGAAAAAATCTATTTTTGATATTAATTTTAACTCAAAAAACAAAAAAGTTGAGCTAAAAAATCAACTGTTTGTTAAACACTCTTTGGGTGAAGATTTAGAAGGTATTGAACTAAATTTTTATACTTTTAATTATATAGATCAAATAAGACCATATAAATTTACTCCTGAATATTTGGATATTGTTGAGAAAAAAGAGGTAAAAGCTTTTAATGAAATGGCAATAAATTTAGCAGTTCCAGTTCAAAAGAGTAGGGTTCTTAGTGCTGTTTCTACAGCTGATTATTTAGAAGGGACAACAAAATCTTTTTTTAAAGCTAAAAATGTTGATTTGTTTGCTGGAAAAGAGAATAGAGTTTTACTCTCAAATGATATTTATGATGCAACAAATAGTATTGAAATAGATGGATATTCAATGGCACAACCCTTTTATAAAGTAGATTTCAAAAGTAAAAAATTGTATGGAGCTATTTTTGCAAATCTTTATTTAGATGGACTTTATATTGGTAAGAATAGTTTAAATGATATAAAAAAAGATGAAGAGTCATCAATATATTTTGGGAATAGCAGATTAATTGATGTAAAAAAAGAGCTAATAAAAGATTTAAAAGAGGAACCATTTTTCTCTATTAATAGAGTAAAAACTGAAAAAATTTGGGATTATATTATTACAAATAATAGTAAAAAAAGAGAGAAAATTGCCCTTTTGGAGAGAGTTCCAGTTTCAAAACATGAAGATATAAAAGTTAAAATTATTGGAAAAACAAAAGAGAGTAAACTGGAAAAAGATGGTAAAATCACATTTGAATTTGAATTAGATCCAAATGAAACAAAAAAGATTAATTTTGGATATGAGATAGATAAACCAACAATTAAATAA
- a CDS encoding DnaJ domain-containing protein, whose protein sequence is MDYDEFEKAVDLFGIITRTSKKDIKQKYLKLSKKYHPDMPEGSDEKFKELQAAYDILNSYMDSFCFSFDEEEFKEQYPSFTNYKNWR, encoded by the coding sequence ATGGATTATGATGAGTTTGAAAAAGCGGTTGATTTATTTGGAATAATAACAAGAACCTCAAAAAAAGATATTAAACAAAAGTACTTAAAACTCTCAAAAAAGTATCATCCCGATATGCCAGAAGGTAGTGATGAAAAGTTTAAAGAGTTACAAGCAGCTTATGATATTTTGAATAGTTATATGGACTCTTTTTGTTTCTCTTTTGATGAAGAGGAGTTTAAAGAACAATACCCATCTTTTACAAATTACAAAAATTGGAGATAA
- a CDS encoding CBU_0592 family membrane protein, whose protein sequence is MDIYQFIGFVGMIFVVFAYFLLQTERAKITSLVYQLLNLFGAILLFISLLVHFNLGSFIIEIFWITITLYGMYKNLKGAKK, encoded by the coding sequence ATGGATATTTACCAGTTTATTGGTTTTGTTGGAATGATATTTGTTGTATTTGCTTACTTTTTGTTACAAACTGAAAGAGCAAAAATAACTTCACTTGTTTACCAACTATTAAACCTTTTTGGTGCAATATTACTTTTTATTTCACTTCTTGTACATTTTAATTTGGGTTCTTTTATTATTGAAATATTTTGGATTACAATTACCCTTTATGGAATGTATAAAAATTTAAAAGGAGCAAAAAAATGA
- a CDS encoding substrate-binding periplasmic protein, with amino-acid sequence MRLLFILLFLNVNILMAQTISINVICEDKQIYPYILEDTKIAKNSPGITIEILKSLEKELNVEFKFNRVQSLRAHKILHSNQADMLLFASYLKNREEMGVYPKNSLNELNNNLKAMDLSYVLYTLKDSNLNWDGNNFINLYGKIGATQGYSIVDFLKNNNVLVSENSSNLGDVRKLIAKRIQGFVNQESKIDPYLKKNPKYAEVIKKIEIPIVTKPYFIVFSHKFYKKNSALADKIWALLADHKNNPKYKSIIKKYE; translated from the coding sequence ATGAGACTATTATTTATATTACTATTTTTAAATGTTAATATTTTAATGGCTCAAACAATCTCAATTAACGTTATTTGTGAAGATAAACAAATATACCCATATATACTAGAAGATACAAAAATTGCAAAGAATAGCCCTGGAATAACTATTGAAATTTTAAAAAGTCTTGAAAAAGAGTTGAATGTTGAATTTAAATTCAATAGAGTTCAAAGTTTAAGAGCACATAAAATTCTTCATTCAAATCAAGCAGATATGCTTCTTTTTGCTAGTTACTTAAAGAATAGAGAAGAGATGGGTGTTTACCCAAAAAATAGTTTAAATGAATTAAACAATAACTTAAAAGCTATGGATTTATCATATGTTCTTTACACATTAAAAGATTCAAATTTAAATTGGGATGGTAATAATTTCATAAATTTGTATGGTAAAATTGGTGCTACTCAAGGTTATTCGATAGTTGATTTTCTAAAAAACAATAATGTACTTGTAAGTGAAAATAGTAGTAATTTAGGAGATGTAAGAAAACTAATTGCAAAAAGGATTCAAGGCTTTGTAAACCAAGAGTCCAAAATTGATCCCTATTTAAAGAAAAACCCAAAATATGCAGAAGTGATAAAAAAAATTGAAATTCCTATTGTAACAAAGCCTTATTTCATAGTTTTTTCCCATAAATTTTATAAAAAAAATAGTGCTTTGGCAGATAAAATTTGGGCTTTACTTGCTGATCATAAAAATAATCCAAAATACAAATCTATAATAAAAAAGTATGAGTAA
- a CDS encoding sulfite exporter TauE/SafE family protein — MTDEILLGLITFFTSTVAGVVGLGGGMMLIAILPSFLPLNALIPVHGLTQMSSNFSRAVFGYKDVKVETIPKFLFGSICGIALFASILYFISLKYVPLFIGIYILLSLWSKKFNEKIKRYESYFLAGFFQTGLSIVVGATGPLTMTLLLKDYEDKNIVVATGAALMSITHTLKVFVFMFFGFVFFDYLGVLIFMIVGAVAGSYAGTKLRDKIDGKKFVMILKLLLSALAIKLIIGLLW, encoded by the coding sequence ATGACAGATGAAATTTTACTTGGACTTATAACTTTTTTTACCTCTACTGTTGCTGGAGTTGTTGGATTAGGAGGAGGCATGATGTTAATAGCTATTTTGCCATCTTTTCTACCTTTAAATGCTCTAATTCCAGTTCATGGTCTAACCCAAATGTCAAGTAATTTTAGCAGAGCTGTATTTGGTTATAAAGATGTAAAAGTTGAGACTATTCCAAAGTTTTTATTTGGTTCGATTTGTGGTATAGCTCTTTTTGCTTCAATTTTATATTTTATCTCTTTGAAGTATGTTCCTTTGTTTATAGGAATATATATTTTGTTATCTTTGTGGAGCAAAAAATTTAATGAGAAGATTAAAAGATATGAGAGCTATTTTTTAGCAGGTTTTTTTCAAACAGGTCTCTCTATTGTTGTTGGAGCAACAGGACCACTTACAATGACATTACTTCTAAAAGATTATGAGGATAAGAATATTGTAGTTGCAACGGGAGCTGCTTTAATGAGTATAACCCATACTCTAAAAGTATTTGTTTTTATGTTTTTTGGATTTGTTTTTTTTGATTATTTAGGTGTTTTAATTTTTATGATAGTTGGAGCTGTTGCTGGAAGTTATGCAGGAACAAAACTAAGGGATAAGATAGATGGGAAAAAGTTTGTAATGATTTTAAAACTACTTCTCTCTGCCTTAGCTATTAAACTTATTATTGGACTATTATGGTAA
- a CDS encoding exodeoxyribonuclease III: MTKYKFVSWNVNGIRAVDKKQALKWVDEANIDLLGIQETKSTKEQIPNSIFAREYKTLLASESAIKGRSGTALFTDIEPHFQSTCPSVDILDEGRINEIHFKTDNKEIAFFNVYFPNGQSKEERLVYKMQFYDRFLEHCEKLKKDGKSIIVCGDVNTAHTEIDLARPKANEDTSGFLPMEREWITKFLKHGYIDTFRHINGNEPDNYSWWSYRANARENNVGWRIDYFYVSEDLKDNVKNAYIMGKIFGSDHCPIALEIEL; this comes from the coding sequence ATGACTAAATATAAATTTGTATCATGGAATGTTAATGGTATTAGAGCTGTTGATAAAAAACAAGCTTTAAAATGGGTTGATGAAGCAAATATTGATCTACTTGGAATTCAAGAGACTAAATCAACAAAAGAGCAAATACCAAACTCTATTTTTGCAAGGGAGTACAAAACACTCCTTGCCTCAGAGTCAGCTATAAAAGGAAGAAGTGGAACCGCACTCTTTACAGATATAGAACCACACTTTCAATCAACTTGTCCAAGTGTTGATATACTTGATGAGGGAAGAATAAATGAGATACACTTTAAAACAGACAATAAAGAGATAGCATTTTTTAACGTATATTTTCCAAATGGGCAAAGTAAAGAGGAGAGGCTTGTATATAAAATGCAGTTTTATGATAGATTTTTAGAGCATTGTGAAAAACTTAAAAAAGATGGAAAATCTATAATTGTTTGTGGAGATGTTAATACAGCTCATACAGAAATTGACCTTGCAAGGCCAAAGGCAAATGAAGATACTTCTGGATTTTTGCCAATGGAGAGAGAGTGGATTACAAAATTTTTAAAACATGGTTATATTGATACCTTTAGACATATAAATGGTAATGAGCCAGATAATTATAGCTGGTGGAGCTATAGAGCAAATGCAAGAGAGAATAACGTTGGCTGGAGAATTGACTATTTCTATGTAAGTGAAGATTTAAAAGATAATGTTAAAAATGCCTATATAATGGGTAAAATTTTTGGAAGTGACCACTGCCCTATTGCACTTGAAATAGAGTTGTAA
- a CDS encoding phosphate-starvation-inducible PsiE family protein, whose protein sequence is MEPLKFFKDRFYIEFTITSILFVTALIMDKLMEAIIYMLYFIIFLEIVRTVVNYVREQRVIISSLVDAFIILALRELIVNLVKINNETIKSFEDLFASSLNHNLLVIAGVIIFLLVVRYLSVKTSYIYIMEKEKLKRKDENL, encoded by the coding sequence ATGGAGCCATTAAAATTTTTTAAAGATAGATTTTATATTGAGTTTACAATTACCTCAATCCTTTTTGTAACAGCTCTTATAATGGATAAATTAATGGAGGCTATTATTTATATGCTCTATTTTATTATCTTCTTAGAGATTGTAAGAACTGTTGTAAATTATGTTAGGGAACAAAGGGTAATTATCTCATCTTTAGTAGATGCTTTTATTATTTTGGCTTTAAGAGAATTGATTGTAAATCTTGTAAAGATAAATAATGAAACAATAAAATCTTTTGAAGATCTTTTTGCTAGTAGCTTAAATCATAATTTACTTGTAATAGCAGGTGTTATAATATTTTTGCTTGTAGTAAGATATCTCTCTGTTAAAACCTCATACATATATATTATGGAAAAAGAGAAATTAAAAAGAAAAGATGAAAATCTTTAG
- a CDS encoding ATP-binding protein, translated as MIKKIILKYLFLYFIITTLLVTIYIIQFNKNVENYLHNKTNQHLLEYKAIYDEYRVLSKLIFDTDINDEKTIEIFKDAYKESGAKKNIIRNRLLNHLKFKYEKLKSYNLKQLHFHLPDNESFLRMHRPNKFGDNLTNVRSTVRYVNENKKYIHGFEEGRIFNGYRFVYPLFTKDDEYIGSVEISFSVLAMVETMYHTYNLNLSFLIRKDVVDKKVFKEERKNYILSPNKDFYFEKSVYETHPPLSTANPKDYTTIILKGEPFSIYDGSKNIIKTMIPIKNPVTHEIVATLCVCQNDDFIYNDKNDLISKIFISYLLLAIVFYLFFKQTVAKENLIKLNRELDKRVTLEVNRGRKQDLHLFNQSKMASLGKMMSNIAHQWRQPLSVITTCASGIKVQKEMNLLTDKDLDCFTNSILEHATYLSKTIDNFKEYIDVNDKDRRILCIQEHMDKVLDFFNPIFQEKNIAVIKKYEEEKLNISANTSEVFEVFNAIFSNAKDAFEKSGTKNKKIVITIKKKNDKKLLITIKDNAGGIDEKIIDKIFDPYFTTKHESMGTGISLYLTYKVILENLKGEIFVKNNIDGAKFYIELPIV; from the coding sequence ATGATAAAGAAAATTATTTTAAAATATCTTTTTTTATACTTTATCATCACAACATTACTTGTAACAATATATATAATTCAATTCAATAAAAATGTAGAAAACTATTTACATAATAAAACAAATCAACATCTTTTAGAGTATAAAGCTATATATGATGAATATAGGGTTTTATCCAAATTAATTTTTGATACAGATATAAATGATGAAAAAACAATTGAAATTTTTAAAGATGCCTATAAAGAGAGTGGTGCTAAAAAAAATATAATAAGAAATAGACTTTTAAATCATCTAAAATTCAAATATGAAAAACTAAAAAGTTACAACCTAAAACAACTTCATTTTCATTTACCAGATAATGAGAGCTTTCTAAGAATGCATAGACCAAATAAATTTGGTGACAATTTAACAAATGTTAGATCAACTGTTAGATATGTAAATGAGAATAAGAAATATATTCATGGTTTTGAAGAGGGAAGAATCTTTAATGGATATAGATTTGTTTATCCTCTATTTACAAAAGATGATGAATATATTGGAAGTGTTGAGATATCTTTTAGCGTATTAGCTATGGTTGAGACAATGTATCATACATACAATTTAAATTTGAGTTTTCTAATTAGAAAAGATGTTGTTGACAAAAAAGTATTCAAAGAGGAACGAAAAAACTACATTTTAAGTCCAAACAAAGACTTCTATTTTGAAAAATCTGTATATGAGACTCATCCTCCATTAAGTACAGCGAATCCAAAGGATTACACGACAATTATCTTAAAAGGGGAACCTTTTAGCATTTATGATGGTAGTAAAAACATCATAAAAACAATGATACCTATAAAAAATCCTGTTACGCACGAGATAGTTGCAACCCTTTGTGTATGCCAAAATGATGACTTTATATATAATGACAAAAATGACCTAATATCAAAAATATTTATCTCATATCTTCTTCTTGCAATTGTTTTTTATCTCTTTTTTAAACAAACTGTTGCAAAAGAGAACCTAATAAAATTAAATAGAGAGCTTGATAAAAGAGTTACTTTGGAAGTTAATAGAGGAAGGAAACAAGACTTACATCTATTTAATCAATCAAAAATGGCTTCTCTTGGAAAGATGATGTCAAATATAGCACACCAGTGGAGACAACCTTTAAGTGTCATAACAACTTGCGCTAGTGGGATAAAAGTTCAAAAAGAGATGAATCTACTAACAGACAAAGATTTAGATTGTTTTACAAACTCTATTTTAGAACATGCAACATATCTATCAAAAACTATTGACAATTTTAAAGAGTATATTGACGTTAATGATAAAGATAGACGAATACTTTGCATCCAAGAGCACATGGACAAAGTTTTAGATTTTTTTAATCCAATTTTTCAAGAAAAAAATATTGCAGTTATAAAAAAATATGAGGAAGAAAAACTAAATATCTCAGCTAATACTTCTGAAGTTTTTGAAGTATTTAATGCAATTTTTTCTAATGCAAAAGATGCCTTTGAAAAGAGCGGAACAAAAAATAAAAAAATTGTAATAACAATTAAAAAGAAAAATGATAAAAAACTTCTTATTACAATTAAAGATAATGCAGGTGGAATTGATGAAAAGATTATTGATAAAATCTTCGATCCATACTTTACAACCAAACATGAATCAATGGGTACAGGTATAAGCTTGTATTTAACATACAAAGTCATACTTGAAAACCTAAAAGGTGAAATCTTTGTAAAAAATAATATTGATGGAGCAAAATTCTATATAGAACTTCCAATTGTCTAA
- a CDS encoding cytochrome-c peroxidase, whose product MRKISLAVVAIMFTGVSAFAASDAALIKKVTDAGIKPIPQSKLEVLKLVDNPKNPITDCKVELGKKLYFEPRLSKSGLISCNTCHNLAMGGVDGVDAAIGHKWTANPHHLNSPTVYNSVLNQAQFWDGRDPHLEAQAQGPIQAGPEMAAPKDLVVARVTSMPAYIDEFKKVYGDDVKVTFELITETIAVFERTLITPSRFDAFLNGNMSALTDKEKEGLNLFVDKGCASCHNDIGLGGTMQPFQVAAKYKFASLGDFKGDKNGMVKTPTLRNIEETAPYFHNGGIWSLSDAVKEMGSVQLGIKISDAEASKITTFLKSLTGKKPEITYPILPVSTDKTPKPDMK is encoded by the coding sequence ATGAGAAAAATTAGTTTGGCGGTAGTCGCTATAATGTTTACAGGGGTAAGTGCATTTGCTGCTAGTGATGCTGCTTTAATCAAAAAAGTAACAGATGCAGGAATTAAACCAATTCCACAAAGTAAATTAGAGGTTTTAAAATTAGTTGATAATCCAAAAAACCCTATTACTGACTGTAAAGTTGAACTTGGAAAAAAATTATATTTTGAGCCAAGATTATCAAAAAGTGGTTTGATTTCATGTAATACATGTCATAACTTGGCGATGGGTGGTGTTGATGGCGTTGATGCAGCTATTGGACATAAATGGACTGCAAATCCACATCACTTAAATTCACCAACAGTATACAACTCTGTATTAAATCAAGCTCAATTCTGGGATGGGAGAGACCCACACTTAGAAGCTCAAGCTCAAGGACCAATCCAAGCTGGACCTGAAATGGCTGCGCCAAAAGATTTAGTTGTTGCTAGAGTAACTTCTATGCCTGCTTATATTGATGAATTCAAAAAAGTTTATGGTGATGATGTAAAAGTTACTTTTGAACTTATTACTGAAACAATTGCAGTATTTGAAAGAACACTTATTACTCCATCAAGATTTGATGCATTCTTAAATGGAAACATGTCTGCATTAACAGACAAAGAGAAAGAAGGGTTAAACCTATTTGTAGATAAAGGTTGTGCTAGCTGTCACAATGATATTGGATTAGGTGGAACTATGCAACCTTTCCAAGTTGCTGCAAAATATAAATTTGCATCATTAGGTGATTTTAAAGGTGATAAAAATGGAATGGTTAAAACTCCAACGTTAAGAAACATTGAAGAGACTGCTCCATATTTCCATAATGGTGGAATTTGGTCTTTATCTGATGCTGTAAAAGAGATGGGTTCTGTTCAATTAGGAATCAAAATTTCTGATGCAGAGGCTTCTAAAATTACAACATTCTTAAAATCATTAACAGGTAAAAAACCTGAAATTACATATCCAATTTTACCAGTAAGTACTGATAAAACACCAAAACCAGATATGAAGTAA